A single window of Martelella sp. NC20 DNA harbors:
- a CDS encoding MurR/RpiR family transcriptional regulator, with translation MDIFAVLQEQQAQFSQAERRICDILLNEFDFAVNASIVELAERAGVSAPTVTRFCRRLSCQNFADFKVQLAKTAYVGVRYLNPEARSSGASEVAADVITKAQNALFLMHRALDLDAVEKASAMIADARMIYAFGAGGNSSMIASELQNRLFRLGKQITASADHSMQLMMTAAADAGDVIVGSSFSGRNHELARTLEIASRAGLKTVALTQSDSVVARAADCVIGIDLPEGENIFRPTSTRFAYMAAIDILANLVAYRTRDHAAVTLRNIKTQLVLHRDKEDSQLLGD, from the coding sequence ATGGATATTTTCGCGGTTCTACAGGAACAGCAGGCCCAGTTTTCGCAGGCCGAAAGGCGCATCTGCGATATCCTGCTCAACGAGTTCGATTTCGCGGTCAATGCCTCGATTGTGGAGCTCGCCGAGCGCGCCGGGGTTTCGGCGCCGACGGTGACCCGTTTCTGCCGGCGACTGTCGTGCCAGAACTTCGCCGATTTCAAGGTTCAGCTCGCCAAGACCGCCTATGTCGGGGTGCGCTATCTCAACCCGGAGGCCAGAAGCTCCGGCGCATCCGAAGTTGCCGCCGATGTCATCACCAAGGCGCAGAACGCATTGTTCCTGATGCATCGCGCGCTCGATCTCGACGCGGTCGAGAAGGCGTCGGCCATGATCGCCGATGCACGAATGATCTATGCCTTCGGCGCGGGCGGCAATTCTTCGATGATCGCCTCGGAACTGCAGAACCGGCTGTTCAGGCTCGGCAAGCAGATCACCGCCAGCGCAGACCATTCGATGCAACTGATGATGACGGCCGCCGCCGATGCCGGGGACGTGATCGTCGGCTCCTCGTTTTCGGGCCGCAACCACGAGCTTGCCCGCACGCTCGAGATCGCCAGCAGGGCGGGGCTGAAGACGGTGGCGCTGACCCAGAGCGACAGCGTTGTCGCCAGGGCCGCCGATTGCGTCATCGGCATCGACCTGCCGGAGGGGGAAAACATCTTCCGCCCGACTTCGACCCGCTTTGCCTATATGGCGGCAATCGACATTCTCGCCAATCTGGTCGCCTACCGCACCCGCGACCATGCCGCCGTCACGCTCCGCAACATCAAAACCCAACTCGTCCTTCACCGCGACAAGGAAGACAGTCAGCTTCTCGGCGACTGA